A genomic window from Shewanella vesiculosa includes:
- a CDS encoding 6-carboxytetrahydropterin synthase: MQLFVKDLTVIDFSYLCPVRGMVGESWIVDVLLDGGLDEQNMVLDFGKVKRIIKNTIDDVADHRLLIPTACSEVRWQQKGDRVWMDFSSDKGDIHLACPSQAFALIPSEVIDYESVNDFLKKALREVLPENVQGISLTLRSEVLDTPFYHSHGLRKHDGNCQRIAHGHRSPVTVFENGIAEPKWDQYWAERWHDIYLGTEEDLVSVKTLELSKQTKISDETHYGFHYVAPQGDFQLAMPKHCCDLIPHDTTVEMLAEYMAKTLASKEPKSHFKVIAYEGIGKGAIAVRG; this comes from the coding sequence ATGCAACTGTTTGTAAAAGATTTAACTGTAATCGATTTTTCTTACCTTTGTCCTGTTCGAGGCATGGTTGGTGAAAGCTGGATTGTCGATGTGCTATTAGATGGTGGCTTGGATGAGCAAAATATGGTGCTCGATTTTGGCAAGGTTAAACGCATCATCAAAAACACCATTGATGATGTAGCCGATCATCGCCTGTTAATCCCTACTGCTTGTAGCGAAGTGCGCTGGCAGCAGAAGGGCGACCGTGTTTGGATGGATTTTAGCAGTGACAAAGGTGACATACATTTAGCCTGTCCTTCACAAGCATTTGCGCTTATTCCTTCAGAAGTGATTGACTATGAAAGCGTCAATGACTTTTTGAAGAAAGCCTTACGTGAAGTGTTACCGGAAAATGTCCAAGGCATCAGCCTCACATTACGCAGCGAAGTGCTCGATACCCCGTTTTACCACAGCCACGGATTACGCAAGCATGACGGCAACTGTCAGCGGATTGCCCATGGTCATCGTAGCCCAGTAACGGTATTTGAAAATGGTATTGCAGAGCCCAAATGGGACCAATATTGGGCAGAACGTTGGCATGACATTTACCTCGGCACCGAAGAGGATTTAGTGTCGGTAAAAACCCTAGAATTGTCTAAGCAGACTAAAATCAGCGACGAAACACACTATGGTTTTCATTATGTTGCGCCTCAAGGTGATTTTCAATTAGCAATGCCTAAGCATTGCTGTGACTTAATTCCTCACGACACTACTGTTGAGATGCTTGCTGAATACATGGCAAAGACATTGGCCAGTAAAGAGCCTAAAAGTCATTTTAAAGTGATTGCTTACGAAGGTATTGGCAAAGGGGCCATTGCGGTAAGGGGTTAA